A window of Ranitomeya variabilis isolate aRanVar5 chromosome 2, aRanVar5.hap1, whole genome shotgun sequence contains these coding sequences:
- the LOC143806557 gene encoding uncharacterized protein LOC143806557, translating into MADRRHADTGVTRRLWDEVCRNLFPRRESLHPQQQSKLVGKIRKRWRSLRDRFKREFNDEMKAPSGSAGRKRSKYKYGQALSFLRRTMLSRVTFSSHRAPASSSAPSGAIPPESATEGHVGRPHTSVPSSDPSSDPSVPSTSSVPSSGALLQPSLLASDAEQIAFPLPHPSDPATSTPPLGSWRQRQRGQEKSYAPEFLHLNASFQGSFKILGEQVTAGFNMVQSRISETSRETSSRLDRLHSAVSPDPANIFFNSMLRTMEKLSFEQQMRVMNTCHNALLQAVNESTHTPRHTSTPIPHHTPHYQTQPQYPHQHHYQTQPQSPHQHHYQTQSHYPTQSQYPTQSPQQSRPPDQITSPMFSLPSFSLPPTPTPPPSGQPLGLPPPSTAPQTSRVSPPIDVVQPSCPSSSHISTQQFQDL; encoded by the exons atggctgaccgcaggcatgctgataccggtgtcacccgtcggctctgggacgaagtgtgtcgcaacctgtttccaaggcgggagagccttcatcctcagcagcagagcaaactag ttggaaagattaggaagcggtggcggtcactgagggatcgctttaagagggaattcaatgatgagatgaaggccccgagtggctctgcaggaaggaagaggagcaaatataaatatggccaggccctctccttcctgaggcgaaccatgctaagcagagt caccttctccagccaccgggcgcctgcatcttcctctgcgccctctggagcgatccctcctgagtccgccactgagggccacgtcggtaggccccacacctctgtcccctcctctgacccctcctctgacccctctgtcccctccacttcatccgtcccaagcagtggagcattattgcagccttcattgctcgcatctgatgctgaacagatagcgtttcctttaccccacccctctgatcctgccacctcgacaccaccattaggttcgtggcggcagcgacagaggggtcaggaaaagagctatgctcctgagttcttgcacctgaatgcatccttccaaggctctttcaaaattttgggagagcaagtgactgctggtttcaacatggtgcagtcacgcatcagtgaaacaagccgtgaaaccagcagtcgcttggataggctgcattcagctgtaagtcccgatccggccaatattttttttaactccatGCTCAGGACCATGGAGAAActatcttttgagcaacagatgcgggtaatgaatacctgccataatgctctactgcaggccgttaacgagtctacccacacacctcgccacacctccactccaattccacaccataccccccattaccaaacccagccccaatacccacaccagcaccattaccaaacccagccccaatccccacaccagcaccattaccaaacccagtcccactaccctacccagtcacaatacccaacccagtccccacaacaatcccggcccccagaccaaattacttccccaatgttttctttacccagcttttctcttccccctaccccaacaccacccccctctggtcagcctcttggtttaccccccccttccactgcaccccaaacaagtagggtttccccacctatcgacgtggtccaaccttcctgcccctcctcctctcatatctccacccaacagttTCAAGATTTGTAA